In a single window of the Streptacidiphilus sp. P02-A3a genome:
- a CDS encoding glycosyltransferase family 39 protein: protein MSTATVPEASARNNRSRGRRRAEAEPRWVPPLLALVAALAAYLYGWRLNQALLHPYYTAAVRSMASSWHAFLYGGLDPSGSITVDKLPGALWLQALSVRAFGLHNWAVALPQGIEGVLTVLVLYRIVKAWAGPVAGLLAALLLTLTPITAALDRGNISDSLLTLLLVLAAGAAMKAVRDGKLWHLLSCGVWVGLAFQAKMLQAWLVLPVFALVYVVCAPGGWLRRIGYACAGGAVALAVSCSWMLWVLYTPAADRPYLDGTTGNNPFALVFGYNGLSRFGGGSGAGLGSVAGTSASRPSGGASWDVLFNTTVGPQISWFLPLAVLSLAVGLAWGRRAGRTDQLRAGYLLWGGWLLLHDLAFSASSGIHGYYTVVLAPAVAALAGAGITTLWRVYGRPGERPASGRWYLLIGGLLFSAVWAVVLDSRYPHFHPWVVPVLGLLALVSASLLALRDRRGVPIGLAAGLAALLLAPAVWSLSALNPLYAGSGTAPLAGPVGANAVAAAGGSSPAAEVGFGPAAGRAGKLLTYLEAHRGGAEYLVATQAALPAEPLLRAVSAPVLVMGGFTGNTPFPTSAALAALVHGGKLRYAVLTSERANSADAAWVKTNCTRVLPAQYGQKTDRDMTLYDCSPSAAPVAAPVKSPAPGTAKKGTAKKAKRTTSGH from the coding sequence ATGAGCACCGCCACCGTGCCGGAGGCTTCCGCGCGCAACAACCGGTCCCGGGGCCGCCGTCGGGCCGAAGCCGAGCCGCGCTGGGTGCCACCGCTGCTGGCGCTGGTCGCGGCGCTCGCGGCGTACCTGTACGGCTGGCGGCTGAACCAGGCGCTGCTGCACCCCTACTACACGGCCGCCGTCCGCAGCATGGCCTCCAGCTGGCACGCCTTCCTCTACGGCGGGCTCGACCCCAGCGGCTCGATCACGGTCGACAAGCTCCCGGGCGCGCTGTGGCTCCAGGCCCTGTCGGTGCGCGCCTTCGGCCTGCACAACTGGGCGGTGGCGCTGCCGCAGGGCATCGAGGGCGTACTCACGGTGCTGGTGCTGTACCGGATCGTCAAGGCCTGGGCCGGCCCGGTGGCGGGGCTGCTGGCCGCACTGCTGCTCACGCTCACCCCGATCACCGCCGCGCTGGACCGCGGGAACATCTCCGACTCGCTGCTGACGCTGCTGCTGGTGCTGGCCGCCGGCGCCGCCATGAAGGCGGTGCGCGACGGGAAGCTGTGGCACCTGCTCAGCTGCGGGGTGTGGGTCGGGCTGGCGTTCCAGGCGAAGATGCTCCAGGCCTGGCTGGTGCTGCCGGTGTTCGCCCTGGTCTACGTGGTGTGCGCGCCCGGCGGATGGCTGCGGCGGATCGGGTACGCCTGCGCGGGCGGGGCGGTGGCGCTGGCGGTGTCCTGCTCCTGGATGCTCTGGGTGCTGTACACCCCGGCCGCCGACCGCCCCTACCTGGACGGCACCACCGGCAACAACCCGTTCGCCCTGGTCTTCGGCTACAACGGGCTGAGCCGGTTCGGCGGCGGCAGCGGCGCGGGCCTCGGCAGCGTCGCCGGTACCAGCGCCAGCCGCCCCAGCGGCGGGGCCAGTTGGGACGTGCTGTTCAACACCACGGTCGGCCCGCAGATCAGTTGGTTCCTGCCGCTGGCGGTGCTCTCGCTGGCCGTCGGCCTGGCCTGGGGCCGCCGGGCCGGGCGGACCGACCAGCTCCGGGCCGGGTACCTGCTCTGGGGCGGCTGGCTGCTGCTGCACGACCTGGCCTTCTCCGCCTCCTCCGGGATCCACGGCTACTACACGGTGGTGCTCGCGCCCGCCGTGGCCGCCCTGGCCGGGGCCGGGATCACCACCCTGTGGCGGGTCTACGGCCGGCCCGGGGAGCGTCCGGCGAGCGGCCGCTGGTACCTGCTCATCGGCGGGCTGCTGTTCAGCGCGGTCTGGGCGGTGGTGCTCGACTCCCGGTACCCGCACTTCCACCCGTGGGTGGTGCCGGTGCTCGGCCTGCTGGCGCTGGTCTCCGCGAGCCTGCTGGCGCTGCGGGACCGGCGCGGGGTGCCGATCGGACTGGCGGCCGGACTGGCCGCGCTGCTGCTGGCGCCCGCGGTCTGGTCGCTCTCGGCGCTGAACCCGCTGTACGCGGGCAGCGGGACCGCGCCGCTGGCCGGACCGGTCGGCGCCAACGCGGTCGCCGCGGCCGGCGGCAGCAGCCCGGCGGCGGAGGTCGGCTTCGGCCCGGCGGCCGGGCGCGCGGGCAAGCTGCTGACCTACCTGGAGGCGCACCGGGGCGGGGCGGAGTACCTGGTGGCGACGCAGGCCGCGCTGCCCGCCGAGCCGCTGCTGCGGGCGGTGTCCGCGCCGGTGCTGGTGATGGGCGGCTTCACCGGGAACACCCCGTTCCCGACCTCGGCCGCGCTGGCGGCGCTGGTCCACGGCGGGAAGCTCCGCTACGCGGTGCTGACCAGTGAGCGGGCCAACTCGGCCGACGCGGCCTGGGTCAAGACCAACTGCACCCGGGTGCTGCCGGCCCAGTACGGGCAGAAGACGGACCGGGACATGACGCTGTACGACTGCTCGCCGTCGGCGGCCCCGGTGGCGGCCCCGGTCAAGAGCCCGGCCCCGGGCACCGCGAAGAAGGGCACCGCGAAGAAGGCGAAGCGGACGACCAGCGGGCACTGA
- a CDS encoding gamma-glutamylcyclotransferase, whose translation MSLYAAYASNLDARQMSRRAPHSPLRCTGWLDGWRLTFGGEQFGWEGSLATVVEDEKEQVFVGLYDIAPGDEAGLDRWEGLPLGLYRKVRVRAHTLEGDLTAWTYVLNDYEGGLPSARYLGIIADAAESAGAPHDYVMDLRKRPC comes from the coding sequence ATGTCCCTCTATGCCGCCTACGCCAGCAACCTCGACGCGCGGCAGATGAGCCGCCGCGCCCCGCACTCCCCCCTGCGCTGCACCGGCTGGCTCGACGGCTGGCGGCTGACCTTCGGCGGTGAGCAGTTCGGCTGGGAGGGCTCGCTCGCCACGGTGGTGGAGGACGAGAAGGAGCAGGTCTTCGTCGGCCTCTACGACATCGCCCCCGGCGACGAGGCCGGTCTCGACCGCTGGGAGGGCCTGCCGCTCGGCCTGTACCGCAAGGTCCGGGTGCGGGCGCACACCCTGGAGGGCGACCTCACCGCCTGGACCTACGTGCTCAACGACTACGAGGGCGGCCTGCCCTCGGCCCGCTACCTCGGCATCATCGCGGACGCCGCCGAGTCGGCGGGCGCCCCCCACGACTACGTGATGGACCTGCGCAAGCGCCCCTGCTGA
- a CDS encoding NAD(P)H-quinone dehydrogenase: MAHVTSIVIIGGGPGGYEAALVAAQLGAEVTVVDRDGLGGAAVLTDCVPSKTLIATAEVMTSFDSSYEELGIRVAADPTSTRVVGVDLGKVNRRVKRLAVAQSHDITQSVTRAGVTLLRGFGRLEGGQEADGSRAVVVDLAEGGTTTLRADAVLIATGNRPRVMPEALPDGERILTWTQVYDLDELPEELIVVGSGVTGAEFAGAYQALGSKVTLVSSRDRVLPGEDPDAATVLEDVFRRRGMNVLSKLRAAAAKRVGDKVEVTLSDGRVITGTHCLMAVGSIPNTAGMGLEEVGVKLTEGGQVKVDRVSRTSAPGVYAAGDCTGVLALASVAAMQGRIAMYHALGDAVQPLNLRTVAANVFTDPEIATVGYSAADVECGKMDAVSVKLPLRGNPRAKMQGIRDGFVKLFCRPGTGIVVGGVVVAPRASELIHPISLAVELNLTVEQVASAFTVYPSVSGSIAEAARQLHIRKRAAEES, translated from the coding sequence ATGGCTCATGTGACTAGCATCGTGATCATTGGTGGCGGACCCGGCGGATACGAGGCGGCGCTCGTCGCCGCCCAGCTCGGCGCGGAGGTGACCGTCGTCGACCGCGACGGGCTCGGCGGTGCCGCGGTGCTGACCGACTGCGTCCCCTCCAAGACGCTGATCGCCACGGCCGAGGTGATGACCAGTTTCGACAGCTCCTACGAGGAGCTGGGGATCAGGGTCGCGGCCGACCCCACCAGCACCCGGGTCGTCGGCGTCGACCTGGGCAAGGTCAACCGACGGGTGAAGCGGCTCGCGGTCGCCCAGTCACACGACATCACCCAGTCGGTCACCCGGGCCGGGGTCACCCTGCTGCGCGGCTTCGGACGGCTGGAGGGCGGCCAGGAGGCGGACGGCTCGCGCGCCGTCGTGGTCGACCTGGCCGAGGGCGGGACGACCACGCTGCGCGCCGACGCGGTGCTGATCGCCACCGGCAACCGCCCCCGGGTGATGCCCGAGGCGCTGCCGGACGGCGAGCGGATCCTCACCTGGACCCAGGTCTACGACCTCGACGAGCTGCCGGAAGAGCTGATCGTGGTGGGTTCCGGCGTCACCGGCGCCGAGTTCGCCGGTGCCTACCAGGCGCTGGGCTCCAAGGTCACCCTGGTCTCCAGCCGCGACCGGGTACTGCCGGGCGAGGACCCGGACGCCGCCACCGTGCTGGAGGACGTCTTCCGGCGGCGCGGCATGAACGTGCTGTCGAAGCTGCGCGCGGCCGCGGCCAAGCGGGTCGGCGACAAGGTCGAGGTGACCCTGTCCGACGGCCGGGTGATCACCGGCACGCACTGCCTGATGGCGGTCGGCTCGATCCCCAACACCGCCGGGATGGGCCTGGAGGAGGTCGGGGTCAAGCTCACCGAGGGCGGCCAGGTGAAGGTCGACCGGGTGTCCCGGACCTCGGCCCCCGGCGTCTACGCGGCCGGTGACTGCACCGGCGTGCTGGCGCTGGCGTCGGTCGCCGCGATGCAGGGGCGGATCGCGATGTACCACGCGCTGGGCGACGCGGTGCAGCCGCTGAACCTGCGCACGGTCGCCGCCAACGTCTTCACCGACCCGGAGATCGCCACGGTCGGCTACAGCGCCGCCGACGTCGAGTGCGGGAAGATGGACGCGGTCAGCGTGAAGCTCCCGCTGCGCGGCAACCCGCGGGCCAAGATGCAGGGCATCAGGGACGGCTTCGTGAAGCTGTTCTGCCGCCCCGGCACCGGGATCGTGGTCGGCGGGGTGGTGGTCGCGCCGCGCGCGAGCGAGCTGATCCACCCGATCTCGCTGGCGGTGGAGCTCAACCTGACGGTCGAGCAGGTCGCCTCGGCGTTCACGGTCTACCCCTCGGTCTCCGGCTCCATCGCCGAGGCCGCGCGGCAGCTGCACATCCGCAAGCGGGCCGCAGAGGAGTCCTGA
- a CDS encoding DeoR/GlpR family DNA-binding transcription regulator, with protein sequence MVRANGAVSLRELARVVQTSEVTVRRDVRALEAEGLLDRRHGGAVLPGGLSREPGYPQKTHLAAAEKSAIADLAASMVAEGDAIVVGAGTTTQELARRLARVPGLTVVTNSLLVAQVLAHANRVEVVMTGGTLRGSNYALVGSGAEQSLQGLRVSRAFVSGSGLTAERGLSTTNMLSASVDRALVAAAAEVVVLADHGKLGSDTMFQTVATEGIAYLVTDETATATEPGVRELDALADRGVQVCVAPAAQSGAGALPLVVMPSVPGAPVGGAGLRGPFPAQRRSPAPAPALRGRAGTA encoded by the coding sequence ATGGTGCGCGCCAACGGAGCGGTTTCGCTCCGGGAGCTCGCCCGAGTCGTCCAGACCTCCGAAGTGACCGTCCGTCGTGACGTGCGCGCCTTGGAGGCCGAGGGCCTGCTCGACCGTCGGCACGGGGGCGCGGTGCTCCCCGGCGGTCTCTCCCGAGAGCCCGGATACCCGCAGAAGACCCATCTCGCCGCCGCCGAGAAGAGCGCGATCGCCGACCTGGCCGCGTCGATGGTCGCCGAGGGCGACGCCATCGTCGTCGGGGCGGGCACGACCACGCAGGAGCTCGCCAGACGCCTGGCCCGGGTGCCGGGCCTCACCGTGGTCACCAACTCGCTGTTGGTGGCACAGGTACTGGCGCACGCCAACCGGGTGGAGGTGGTGATGACCGGGGGCACCCTGCGCGGCTCCAACTACGCCCTGGTGGGCAGCGGGGCCGAGCAGTCGCTCCAGGGCCTGCGGGTGTCCCGGGCCTTCGTCTCCGGCAGTGGGCTCACCGCCGAGCGCGGCCTGTCCACCACCAACATGCTCTCGGCGAGCGTGGACCGGGCCCTGGTGGCCGCCGCCGCCGAGGTGGTGGTGCTGGCGGACCACGGCAAGCTCGGCAGCGACACCATGTTCCAGACGGTCGCCACCGAGGGCATCGCCTACCTGGTCACCGACGAGACCGCGACCGCCACCGAGCCCGGCGTCCGCGAGCTGGACGCGCTGGCCGACCGGGGCGTGCAGGTCTGCGTCGCCCCGGCCGCGCAGAGCGGCGCCGGGGCGCTCCCGCTGGTGGTGATGCCGTCGGTGCCCGGTGCGCCGGTCGGCGGGGCCGGGCTGCGCGGGCCGTTCCCGGCCCAGCGGCGCTCCCCGGCGCCCGCCCCGGCACTGCGCGGGCGGGCCGGTACCGCCTGA